A single genomic interval of Pyrus communis chromosome 7, drPyrComm1.1, whole genome shotgun sequence harbors:
- the LOC137740412 gene encoding pre-mRNA-processing-splicing factor 8A-like, with product MAREADLDVKDLEPVPGYMPGILMHGKIPTLKISLIQIFRAHLWQKIHESVVMDLCQVLDQELDALEIETVQKETIHPRKSYKMNSSCADILLFAAHKWPITKPSLVAEPKDVFDQKASNK from the exons ATGGCGCGGGAGGCAGATCTCGATGTCAAGGATCTTGAGCCGGTTCCTGGATATATGCCTG GAATCCTTATGCATGGGAAGATACCGACCTTGAAGATATCATTGATTCAGATATTTCGTGCACACTTGTGGCAGAAGATTCATGAAAGTGTTGTCATGGATCTCTGTCAAGTCCTAGACCAGGAGTTGGATGCTTTGGAAATCGAAACGGTGCAGAAGGAAACTATACATCCAAGGAAGAGTTACAAAATGAACAGCTCCTGTGCTGACATTCTTCTCTTTGCGGCCCATAAATGGCCAATCACGAAACCAAGTCTTGTGGCTGAGCCAAAGGATGTGTTTGATCAGAAAGCAAGCAATAAGTAG
- the LOC137738871 gene encoding xyloglucan endotransglucosylase protein 6-like, giving the protein MAGSAFGIMAFSLSACLSLSMLGLVSSAKFDELFQPTWAFDHFTYEGEQIHMKLDNFSGAGFQSKNKYLFGKVSLQIKLIEGDSAGTVTAFYMSSDGPQHNEFDFEFLGNTTGEPYSVQTNLYVNGVGNREQRLNLWFDPTTEFHSYSIFWNQRQVVFLVDETPIRVHTNMESKGVPFPKDQAMGVYSSIWNADDWATQGGRVKTDWSHAPFIATYKGFEINACEYPVSIAAADKAKKCISNGDQKYWWDEPTLSELSVHQNHQLVWVKAHHMVYDYCTDSARFPVTPLECVHHRH; this is encoded by the exons atGGCTGGTTCAGCTTTTGGAATAATGGCTTTTTCTCTAAGTGCTTGCCTGAGTCTTTCAATGCTGGGTTTGGTCAGCTCAGCAAAATTTGATGAGCTTTTCCAGCCAACCTGGGCTTTCGATCATTTCACCTACGAGGGAGAGCAAATTCACATGAAACTCGACAACTTTTCCG GAGCTGGGTTTCAATCCAAGAACAAGTACCTGTTTGGAAAAGTGAGCCTTCAGATTAAGCTCATCGAGGGCGACTCTGCTGGAACCGTCACTGCTTTCTAT ATGTCATCGGACGGTCCACAACACAATGAGTTCGACTTTGAGTTTCTGGGGAACACGACAGGGGAACCTTATTCGGTGCAGACCAATTTATACGTGAATGGCGTGGGAAACAGAGAACAAAGATTGAACCTTTGGTTCGATCCCACCACGGAATTCCATTCCTACTCCATCTTCTGGAATCAGCGCCAAGTAGT GTTCCTAGTGGATGAGACGCCCATTAGAGTCCACACCAACATGGAAAGCAAAGGGGTGCCCTTTCCCAAGGACCAAGCCATGGGTGTGTACAGTTCAATTTGGAATGCAGATGACTGGGCCACACAGGGTGGTAGGGTCAAGACAGATTGGTCCCATGCACCCTTCATTGCAACCTACAAGGGCTTTGAAATCAATGCCTGTGAGTACCCAGTTTCCATTGCAGCTGCAGATAAGGCAAAGAAGTGCATCAGCAATGGTGACCAGAAGTACTGGTGGGATGAGCCTACTTTGTCAGAGCTAAGTGTCCACCAGAACCACCAGCTCGTTTGGGTGAAGGCTCACCACATGGTCTACGACTACTGCACCGATTCCGCTAGGTTTCCGGTGACTCCACTCGAGTGCGTCCATCACCGCCACTAG
- the LOC137740100 gene encoding geranylgeranyl transferase type-2 subunit beta 1-like, translated as MGELATRKHVEFIVSVEKRKDSFEAVAMEHIRMSGAYWGLTTLDLLGKLHVVDVEEVVSWVIQCQHDSGGFGGSIGHDPHILYTLSAVQVLALFDKLDVLDVEKVVSYVAGLQNEDGSFSGDMWGEIDTRFSYIAISCLSLLHRLDKINVEKAVSYILSCKNHDGGFGSTPGAESHAGQIFCCVGALAITGSLHHIDKDLLGWWLCERQDNKTGGLSGRPEKLPDVCYSWWALSSLIMIDRVHWINKDKLIKFILNCQDIENGGISDRPDDAVDVYHTYFGVAGLSLLEYPGLKAIDPAYALPVDVVNRIILDG; from the exons ATGGGGGAGCTTGCAACTCGGAAACATGTTGAATTCATTGTATCGGTTGAAAAG AGAAAGGACTCTTTTGAGGCGGTTGCGATGGAGCATATAAGAATGAGTGGGGCGTACTGGGGTCTGACTACTCTTGATCTTTTGGGAAAGCTCCACGTTGTGGATGTTGAAGAGGTtgtttcctgggtcatccagtgCCAACATGATTCAG GCGGGTTTGGAGGTAGCATTGGGCACGACCCACACATACTGTATACGTTAAGTGCTGTGCAGGTTTTGGCCTTGTTTGACAAGCTTGATGTTCTGGATGTTGAGAAGGTTGTAAGTT ATGTTGCTGGGTTGCAAAATGAAGATGGATCATTTTCAGGAGACATGTGGGGTGAAATTGATACACG GTTTTCTTATATTGCTATCTCTTGTCTCTCATTACTACATCGTTTGGATAAAATCAATGTGGAGAAGGCCGTCAGCTACATTTTAAGTTGTAAAAATCATGATGGAGGGTTTGGATCTACGCCTGGTGCGGAGTCTCATGCAGGTCAAA TTTTCTGTTGCGTGGGTGCCCTTGCCATTACGGGGTCACTACATCATATTGACAAGGACCTCCTCGGTTGGTGGTTATGCGAGCGGCAAGATAATAAAACTGGAGGTCTTAGTGGTCGGCCAGAGAAACTTCCCGAC GTCTGCTACTCATGGTGGGCTCTTTCCAGTTTGATCATGATTGACAGAGTTCATTGGATCAATAAGGACAAACTCATCAAGTTCATTTTAAACTGCCAG GACATTGAAAATGGAGGAATTTCTGACCGACCAGATGATGCCGTTGATGTCTACCATACCTACTTTGGTGTAGCTG GACTTTCCCTTCTTGAATATCCAGGGTTAAAAGCTATCGATCCGGCATACGCTTTGCCAGTTGATGTCGTAAATAGGATTATATTGGACGGGTAG
- the LOC137740987 gene encoding BTB/POZ domain-containing protein At3g22104-like produces the protein MEVHCDLEVDVNGEESFMVDKTAIASYCGKLSKLLGKSKVSSRNLKVVFHDFPGGAESFELIARFCYNNGSIYITPSNISLLYCAAQFMEMNNSVAGRHNLLQKAENSFAEIRYWSWSELLTALKQCQDLLSVANSLSLVEKCLDTLVARLPWTSEASPCPSTSSPDSSGIRFSCDTRSTESLKTTLSRATWWFEDLLVLGPNLVEMLVKAMVSRKLDHVIISRFLFYYQKSKFYTVKSDTKRTMAEMVIEMLYMLDQSCVSCKSLFGILRVMLNLNLNKSIRDKLEKMIGSQLDQATLDNLLVPSPQGMNYLYDVNLVLRFLKTFLHDRGTRQADRPPMLLRKVAALVDLYIAEVAPDPCLKPSKFLALAIALPDSARDSYDELYHAIDMYLQVHPGLSEDEKMKICCVLNYEKLSAETCVHLSQNTRFSSKSAVQALVYQQSKLKSLLHATNNPKSYTDSPYSAISEAESRGLRKDDANVQLVLYAGKIDLSDDNEKLRTHLQGMQCRVMELEKLCKKMQSQMVKFTKSKAPSHYHTRSLPKLCS, from the exons ATGGAAGTTCATTGTGATCTTGAAGTGGATGTCAATGGGGAAGAGTCTTTCATGGTGGACAAG ACAGCTATTGCCTCCTACTGTGGAAAATTGAGCAAACTACTTGGTAAATCAAAAGTTTCCTCAAGAAATCTTAAAGTGGTATTCCATGATTTTCCCGGAGGAGCAGAGAGTTTCGAGCTGATTGCGAGGTTCTGCTACAACAATGGCAGCATTTACATAACTCCTTCCAACATTTCCCTCCTTTACTGTGCCGCGCAGTTCATGGAAATGAACAATTCTGTCGCCGGTAGACATAATTTGTTACAAAAAGCGGAGAATTCATTTGCAGAGATCAGGTATTGGTCATGGTCTGAGCTTTTGACGGCTTTGAAGCAGTGCCAGGATTTGCTATCGGTTGcaaattctttgagtctagttgagAAATGCTTGGATACCCTTGTTGCAAGATTGCCTTGGACAAGTGAAGCGAGTCCCTGTCCTTCGACTTCATCTCCTGACAGCTCTGGAATTCGGTTTTCGTGCGACACTAGAAGCACCGAGAGTTTGAAAACCACCTTGTCTCGAGCAACCTGGTGGTTCGAGGATCTTCTAGTTTTAGGTCCAAATTTGGTTGAAATGCTGGTCAAGGCCATGGTTTCGCGAAAACTCGATCATGTTATCATTAGTAGGTTCCTCTTTTACTACCAGAAATCGAAGTTTTACACTGTCAAATCTGATACCAAGCGCACCATGGCtgaaatggtcattgagatgcTGTATATGCTTGATCAGAGCTGTGTTTCATGCAAGAGCTTATTCGGGATTCTTCGAGTTATgctgaatttgaacttaaacaAGAGTATTAGAGATAAGTTGGAGAAAATGATCGGTTCACAGCTAGATCAAGCAACATTGGACAATTTGCTTGTTCCATCCCCACAAGGAATGAATTATTTGTATGATGTCAATCTTGTGCTACGGTTCTTGAAAACATTTCTGCATGACAGAGGAACCCGTCAAGCTGACAGGCCCCCAATGCTATTAAGGAAAGTTGCTGCTTTGGTTGATTTGTATATAGCAGAAGTAGCCCCAGATCCTTGTTTGAAGCCTTCAAAGTTTCTGGCTTTAGCCATCGCGCTGCCGGATTCTGCAAGAGACTCTTATGATGAGCTTTACCATGCCATAGACATGTATCTACAG GTACACCCAGGACTTTCTGAGGACGAAAAGATGAAGATATGTTGTGTGTTGAACTATGAGAAGCTCTCAGCAGAGACTTGCGTACACCTTTCACAGAACACAAGGTTTTCATCAAAATCTGCAGTCCAAGCTCTTGTCTATCAGCAATCCAAGCTCAAAAGCTTACTCCACGCTACCAACAATCCCAAGTCCTACACTGACTCCCCTTATAGCGCCATTTCTGAGGCCGAAAGTAGGGGATTAAGGAAAGATGATGCCAATGTACAACTTGTGCTTTATGCCGGGAAAATCGATCTCTCAGATGACAATGAGAAGCTCAGAACACATCTGCAAGGCATGCAGTGCAGGGTCATGGAATTGGAAAAACTTTGCAAGAAAATGCAATCTCAAATGGTGAAGTTTACGAAATCGAAAGCACCAAGCCACTACCATACAAGATCTTTGCCCAAACTTTGTTCATGA